One Chitinispirillum alkaliphilum genomic region harbors:
- a CDS encoding potassium-transporting ATPase subunit A has protein sequence MKEKIANLKKIISDCESVVIAFSGGVDSTMLAAVTADVLPKENILLITANTSTFAKKELLESKQIATTLGLRQEIIGFEELDVKEFSDNSPERCYYCKRELFCRIKKIARERGHNVVFEGSNKDDLADYRPGLRAVDENGIRSPLREAQLTKDEIRQISAEMSLATASKPAMACLASRFPYGEKITKEKLQRVGFAEEKIASLGFRQFRVRSHNDLARVEVEPSEMNCAWEKRDEIALICKKAGFIYSALDFTGYRSGAMNEVL, from the coding sequence ATGAAAGAAAAAATCGCTAACCTAAAAAAGATAATCTCTGATTGTGAGTCTGTAGTTATCGCCTTTTCGGGCGGAGTAGACAGCACAATGCTTGCTGCTGTAACAGCTGATGTATTACCGAAAGAAAATATTCTCCTCATAACAGCAAATACTTCCACCTTTGCAAAAAAAGAGCTTCTGGAATCAAAACAGATTGCAACAACTCTTGGCTTGCGTCAGGAGATTATAGGATTTGAGGAGTTGGATGTAAAAGAGTTCTCAGATAATTCGCCTGAACGTTGCTATTATTGTAAGCGGGAATTGTTTTGCAGAATAAAAAAGATTGCAAGGGAACGAGGGCATAATGTGGTGTTTGAAGGTAGTAATAAGGATGATCTTGCCGATTACCGTCCGGGCCTGCGTGCGGTTGATGAAAATGGTATCAGATCCCCCTTAAGGGAGGCTCAGCTGACTAAGGATGAAATACGTCAGATATCCGCAGAGATGTCTTTGGCAACAGCTTCAAAACCAGCTATGGCCTGCCTTGCCTCCCGGTTTCCATATGGAGAGAAAATCACAAAAGAAAAGCTCCAAAGAGTAGGCTTCGCAGAGGAAAAAATCGCCTCTCTCGGTTTCAGACAATTCAGAGTCAGAAGCCACAATGATCTTGCACGGGTTGAAGTCGAACCTTCAGAGATGAACTGTGCATGGGAAAAGAGAGATGAAATTGCGCTGATATGT
- a CDS encoding Magnesium and cobalt efflux protein CorC, with protein sequence MYSHPAVTFYITGLIISFLVSIYFSIVKIVFTSLDRTTQASEDEHLRFYTSRIEQILKKRALLSGNVSFGKTLANTSFAILSFGYLGYLFPDLPQVERFLISLLFSVVILELFAHQIPRAFALRWYRSYLPFSYYSYRLLSWLFLPFVSSFTSIHRFALQVLNYDEKLSFLTDREKAKMTSVDTTEGLNKEEREMIRSIFDLSDTTVDEIMVPRIDIKGLDVNSEMQAVLKIIREEGHSRIPVYRESIDHIIGVLYAKDIISWLSENNIESWNMSNMIKKPHFVPIGKKVNTLMREFKIKHIHLAIVVDEYGGTAGMVTMEDILEEIVGDIQDEYDVEEKEIVKISPNTYIVDPHIDLHDLSEELEINLELEDIDYNTLGGLVYHEYGDIPQEDVQFDYNGLRITVLKMDNQRIEKLKIETLQKPSTEQEEF encoded by the coding sequence TTGTATAGCCACCCAGCAGTAACATTTTACATTACAGGGCTAATTATCAGTTTCTTAGTATCCATATATTTTTCTATAGTAAAAATTGTTTTTACATCACTTGACCGTACAACCCAAGCATCGGAAGATGAACATCTTCGCTTTTACACATCAAGAATCGAACAGATTCTCAAAAAACGGGCACTTTTAAGCGGAAATGTATCCTTCGGAAAAACGCTTGCCAATACATCATTTGCCATATTAAGCTTTGGTTACCTTGGCTATCTTTTTCCTGATCTGCCACAGGTTGAACGATTTTTGATATCACTTCTTTTTTCAGTTGTGATTCTTGAACTTTTTGCACACCAAATACCCCGTGCCTTTGCCTTAAGATGGTACAGAAGCTATTTGCCGTTTTCATACTACTCCTACAGGCTTTTAAGCTGGCTGTTTTTGCCCTTTGTATCTTCTTTCACTTCGATACACAGGTTTGCTCTGCAAGTGCTCAACTATGATGAGAAATTGTCATTTCTTACTGATAGGGAGAAGGCGAAAATGACCTCTGTAGACACAACAGAAGGTCTGAACAAAGAAGAGCGTGAAATGATCAGAAGTATTTTCGATTTGAGCGATACGACCGTAGATGAGATAATGGTTCCAAGAATAGATATAAAGGGGCTTGACGTAAATTCCGAGATGCAGGCGGTTCTTAAAATCATACGTGAAGAAGGGCATTCCAGAATCCCGGTGTATAGAGAGTCAATAGATCATATTATTGGTGTCCTGTATGCAAAAGATATCATTAGCTGGCTTTCAGAAAACAATATCGAGTCCTGGAATATGTCTAATATGATAAAAAAGCCCCATTTCGTTCCCATAGGAAAAAAGGTCAACACCCTGATGAGGGAGTTTAAGATCAAGCATATCCACCTTGCAATTGTGGTGGATGAATATGGCGGAACTGCAGGAATGGTTACAATGGAAGATATTCTTGAGGAGATTGTTGGAGATATACAAGATGAATACGATGTAGAAGAAAAGGAGATTGTCAAAATCTCTCCCAACACTTACATTGTAGACCCTCACATAGACCTGCATGATCTCAGTGAAGAGCTGGAGATCAATCTTGAGCTTGAGGATATTGATTACAATACTCTTGGAGGGCTTGTTTACCATGAGTATGGAGACATACCACAGGAAGATGTGCAGTTTGATTATAATGGTCTGCGAATAACAGTTTTGAAAATGGACAATCAAAGAATAGAAAAGTTGAAAATTGAAACTCTTCAGAAGCCTTCTACAGAGCAGGAAGAGTTTTAA
- a CDS encoding UTP--glucose-1-phosphate uridylyltransferase yields MRKMINKKELFIEKMKQEGLAPLVIDTFISYYSDLSKGCSGIIPEQQISPLERDELDELRSLNRYESVGEKVLNKAVILKLNGGLGTTMGLNRAKSLIGVKNGSTFLDITALQIRALNKKHSLSVPLLLMNSFKTDADSLKALESYSDISTSFPLSFLQNKFPKVLQSTLKPACYSENPALEWNPPGHGDIFTSLATSGILDKLIESGYHYAFISNIDNLGASLDTNILGYFHENKFPFLMEVTERTFMDRKGGHLAKTKDGQLILRESAQCPKEDTLKFSDTNLHKFFNTNNLWLNLPALKQQLKKDKQIKLPMIANSKHLNPRDKTTPLVYQLESAMGSAISIFENSAALRVPRSRFAPVKSCEDLLLLWSDYYDVTEESKIVVNPARGPGNPSITLDPLYYAQVDQLQQRFPYGAPSLIDCNSFKINGDVVFGNNVKIVGDITITNSTSETLIIQDNTTLDSNIIK; encoded by the coding sequence ATGAGGAAAATGATTAACAAAAAAGAGCTCTTTATCGAGAAAATGAAACAGGAGGGACTTGCCCCTCTTGTAATTGACACATTCATCTCTTATTACAGTGATCTTTCAAAGGGGTGCAGCGGCATTATTCCTGAACAGCAGATTTCACCCCTTGAAAGAGATGAACTTGATGAGCTTAGATCCCTAAACCGCTATGAGTCGGTGGGTGAAAAAGTTCTGAATAAAGCCGTAATTTTAAAACTAAATGGTGGGCTTGGAACCACCATGGGGCTAAACAGGGCAAAATCACTTATAGGGGTAAAGAATGGGTCTACCTTTTTGGATATCACTGCACTTCAAATCAGAGCATTAAACAAAAAACACTCTCTTTCTGTTCCCTTGCTGCTGATGAACAGCTTCAAAACAGATGCTGATTCTTTGAAGGCTTTGGAATCATATTCCGATATCTCGACCTCTTTTCCCCTTTCTTTTTTGCAGAATAAATTTCCAAAAGTACTTCAATCCACACTAAAACCGGCATGCTACAGCGAAAACCCTGCATTGGAGTGGAATCCACCCGGCCATGGTGACATTTTCACATCCCTGGCGACTTCCGGCATTCTGGATAAACTTATCGAATCAGGTTATCACTATGCCTTTATCTCCAACATAGATAACCTGGGAGCTTCACTCGACACCAATATTTTGGGGTATTTTCATGAAAACAAATTTCCGTTTTTAATGGAAGTAACAGAGCGGACTTTCATGGACAGAAAGGGTGGCCACCTGGCAAAAACCAAAGATGGCCAACTCATTCTACGTGAATCCGCCCAATGCCCCAAAGAGGATACCCTGAAGTTTTCTGATACAAATCTTCACAAATTCTTCAACACAAACAATCTATGGCTGAATCTACCAGCCCTTAAGCAGCAGCTCAAAAAAGACAAGCAAATAAAATTGCCCATGATTGCAAACTCAAAGCACCTCAACCCAAGAGACAAAACAACACCTCTTGTGTACCAATTGGAGAGTGCAATGGGCTCTGCCATATCAATATTTGAAAACAGTGCTGCATTGAGAGTACCCAGATCAAGATTTGCACCTGTGAAAAGTTGCGAAGACCTTCTTCTACTATGGTCCGATTATTATGATGTCACAGAAGAAAGCAAAATAGTTGTAAACCCCGCCAGAGGACCTGGCAATCCCAGCATTACCCTCGATCCTCTGTATTACGCACAGGTAGATCAGCTACAACAGCGCTTCCCCTACGGTGCTCCCTCGCTAATCGATTGTAACTCGTTTAAAATTAATGGTGATGTGGTTTTTGGGAATAACGTTAAAATCGTGGGTGATATTACAATAACAAACTCCACATCTGAAACTCTGATAATCCAGGATAACACAACTCTGGATTCCAACATTATCAAATAA
- a CDS encoding Transcription elongation factor GreA — MEKTYVSEEGYQKLVSDLEYLKTKRRREIAQQLDQARSHGDLRENAEYEAAKHALQMNEIRISELEMKISGAVIVNMDSVSTDKVIIGTKVLLWDFDFEEEIEYSITGTEEADPAAGKISVNSPVATALLGHKVGDIIEAQAPRGTMKFEIKKIST; from the coding sequence ATGGAAAAAACATATGTTTCCGAAGAGGGGTATCAGAAGCTGGTTTCAGACCTTGAATACCTCAAAACTAAACGCCGTAGAGAAATTGCACAGCAACTTGATCAGGCTCGTTCTCATGGTGATTTAAGAGAGAACGCAGAGTATGAAGCAGCAAAGCATGCTCTTCAGATGAATGAAATCAGAATCAGTGAACTTGAGATGAAGATTTCCGGGGCTGTAATTGTAAACATGGATTCTGTATCAACTGATAAAGTGATCATAGGAACCAAAGTGCTATTATGGGATTTCGATTTTGAGGAAGAGATTGAGTACAGCATAACCGGCACAGAGGAAGCGGATCCTGCAGCAGGGAAAATCTCAGTAAACTCTCCTGTGGCAACAGCTTTGCTTGGTCATAAGGTAGGTGATATTATCGAAGCACAGGCACCTCGTGGAACCATGAAATTTGAAATCAAAAAAATTTCAACATAA